The genome window CCGGGAGCGATGCCGATGCCGCCGACCTGGGCGGCGAGCGCGTCGGACAAGTAGTCGCCGTTGAGGTTCATGGTGGCGATGACGTCGAAGTCGCGCGGGCGGGTGAGCACCTGCTGCAAGGTAATGTCGGCGATGGCATCCCTGATCAACAGTTTCTTCTTCCACTGCCCGTTGCCGTGAGTGTCCCACAGCTTGAGTGCCGCTTCGACGTCGGCGCGCACCTTCTCCTGCTGAGCGGGGGTCATCAAGTCATAGCCGGGGTCGATCTCGCGCGCGTTGCCCTCGACCGAAAGCTCGGGCTTGGCCTCCTTGTTACCAAGTATCCAGCTCTCGCGCTCGGTGACCACCTGGGCGCGAAAATCGCGCGTCGCCATGGCGTAGCCCCAGTCGCGGAAGGCGCCCTCGGTGAACTTCATGATGTTGCCCTTGTGCACCATGGTGACGCTACGGCGGCGCTGGCGCAGGGCGTACTCGATCGCGGCGCGGATCAAGCGCTCGGTGCCCTGGCGCGAGACCGGCTTGATCCCGATCGCGCTGGTCTCCGGGAAGCGGATCTTCTTGACGCCCATGCTCTGCTGGAGAAAGGCGATGATCTTGCGCGCCTCCTCGCTCTCGGACTGCCATTCTATGCCGGCATAGATGTCCTCGGTGTTTTCGCGAAAGATCACCATGTCGATCAGCTCGGGATGCTTCACCGGGCTGGGCACGCCGCTGAAGTAACGCACCGGGCGCAAGCAGACGTAGAGGTCCAGCAACTGGCGCAGGGCGACGTTGAGCGAGCGGATGCCGCCGCCGATGGGCGTGGTCAGCGGCCCCTTGATGCCGACGATCAACTCCTTGAACGCGGCAACCGTCTCATCGGGCAGCCAGTTGCCGGTGCGATTGAAAGCCTTCTCGCCCGCCAGCACCTCCAGCCAAGCGATGCGGCGCTTGCCGCCGTAAGCCTTTTGCACCGCCGCGTCGAACACCGCCTGGCTGGCGCGCCAGATGTCGGGCCCGGTGCCATCGCCTTCAATGAACGGCAGGATCGGGTTGTCGGGAACCTGGAGTTTGCCGTCGCGCATGGTGATGCGCGCGCCACCGGCGGGGAGCTTGAGTTCTGCCATCGGGTCTACACCTTCTGCAAGCGAAGTCGGTCCGCGAACCGCGGGCTGACCCTAGCCTACTCGCCTGGAAATGTGGAGAGGGGGTCCAACAAGAGGGCAGCAGACGATATCGTCCGCGGAGCCTGTGTACGCCGAGCCTTCCGCCGGCGGGTATCCGGCCATCTCGCGCGCCGGAGCGATCGTCGCGCGCCGCTCTTCCGGACCCCGGCCGGCCCGCCGCTACTCAGCGCCTCATTCGCGGAAGTTGACGAACTGTAGCGGCAGGCCGAAGTCGTGTTGCTTGAGCAGCGCCATCACGGCTTGCAGGTCGTCACGCTTCTTACCGGTCACGCGCACCTGATCGGCCTGGATTTGGGCCTGGACCTTGAGCTTGGCGTCCTTGACCCGCTTGACGATGTCGCGCGCCTTTTCGGTCGAGACCCCCTCTTGCACTTTGATCACCTGCTTGGCGCGGCCGCCGCCGGCGGGCTCGATCGCGCCGTCGACCAGTGCCTTGAGCGGGACCTGCCTGCGGGCGAGCTTCTCGCGCAGCACCTCGGCCGCCGCCTTCACCTTGAAGTCGTCGGTGGAGTTGATGCGAATCTCGTCTTCCTCCAGCTCGATGGTGGTCTGGCTGTCCTTGAAATCATAGCGCTGGCCGATCTCCTTGCGCGCCTGGTTGAGGGCGTTGTCGATCTCCTGGCGATTGACCTGCGAGACGATGTCGAATGACGGCATGGAACCTCCGTGTCGCCGGCCGGCGGCGCCGGTTAGAACCCGATCGGGGCGCTGACCACGTCGACCCCGTCGGGCACTTGGAAGCGGAACTGCGCCTCGTCCACGCCGGCGCCGCGCTTCAAGTTGGCGAAACGCAGCCGGGTGACGTTGCCGAGCTGATCGTGGATTTCCGCGGCCGCGATGTCGAAGTGGCGAGGGGTGACGCCCAGTCGCAGCCAACCGAGGGTGCCGTCACCTTGGCGCGGAATCAGCTTCAGCCAGGTCAGCTCAGCGGCGCCGGCGTCAGCCTGCGGCTGGTCGAGTGTGGCCTCGAAATCTTCAGCGATGCGGCCGACGCCGAGCAGGAACGAAATCGGTGTGGCGGCGCGAAACGCCGACTGGAACGGTGCCTTCAACACCTGGCGCTCCTCGGGCTGGTACAGCCACAGGTTGGCGCCGTCGGCGACGATAACCTGCCCCGAACCGTCGCCGAGCTGCCAGCGCAGCTTTCCCGGCCGCTTGTACGCCACCGTGCCGCGTGCGGTCAGGGTCCGGCCCAGGCTGGCGATGGTCATCTCCTGGGTGACGTCGGCGGTGAAATCTGCGGTTTCATCGTAACGCTGCTGCACGGCGCGCACCGTGTCCTCGACGCCGGCCGCCGCGACCAACGCCGGCGCCAGCACGAGCGCAACCGCAAGCCCATGGCGGCACCGTGGTCGTATCACGAATCACCATCGATGCGCCGGGCGACGACCTCGCGCGGCTTGCCGCCTTCACTGGCAGTGATCACGCCCTCGCGCTCCATGCGCTCGATCATGCGCGCGGCCCGGTTGTAGCCGATGCGCAGCCGCCGTTGCACCCACGAGATCGAGGCCTGCCGGCTCTCGGTCACCAGGCGGACCGCCTGGTCGTACATCGCGTCTTCGAACTCGTCCGGCTCGCCCCCGTCGCCGTCCTCCTCATCGTCGCTTTCGAGCAGGCCGAAGGCGTACAGCGGCGAGGCCTGCCGCTTGATGAACTCGACCACCTTGTGAATCTCGGTTTCGGAGACGAAAGCGCCGTGCAAGCGCTGCACGCGCGCGGTCCCGGGCGGCAGATAGAGCATGTCGCCGCCGCCGAGCAGGCGCTCGGCCCCGATGTGATCGAGGATGGTGCGCGAATCAACCCGGGCGGTGGTTTGGAACGAAACCCGCGCCGGGAAGTTGGCTTTGATCAGGCCGGTGATCACGTCCACCGACGGCCGCTGGGTGGCCACGATCAGGTGCATGCCGGCTGCCCGCGCCTTCTGGGCCAGGCGGGTGATCGGCTCTTCGACGTTGCGGCCGACGGTCATCATCAAGTCGGCCAGCTCGTCGATGATGATGACCACCTTCGGCAGGTGCTCGCGCCGCGGGGGCTGCTGGGTCTCGCCGGCCTCCTCCTCGTCGTCATCGGCAACCACCTCGCTCAGCTCGATCACGCCGGCGTTGCGTTCCTGCTCCTCGCGATCGACCAGCCGGTTGTAGCCATCGATGTTGCGCACGCCGAGGCCCTTCATCGCGCGATAGCGCTCATCCATTTGCTCGACCAGGTTCTTCAGCACGACGACCGCCTTCTTGGCGTCGGTCACCACCGGCACCAGCAGGTGCGGGATATCTTCGTAGACCGACAGTTCGAGCATCTTGAGGTCGATCATGACGAAGCGCACGTCGCGCGGCGAGGCCTTGAAGAGGATGCTCATGATCATAGCGTTGAGCGAGACCGACTTGCCGGTACCGGTGGCGCCGGCCACCAGCAGGTGGGGCATGCGGGCGAGATCGGCGATCACCGGGTTGCCGGCGGTATCCTTGCCCAAGGCCAGCGTCAGCGGCGAGGGGGCCGCGCTATAGGCCTCGCTCTCGATCATCTCTTTGAGGGCGATGTTGTCACGGCGGGCGTTGGCGACCTCGATGCCGACCACGGCGGTACCCGGTACCGGCGCCAGGATGCGCACCCCGACCGCTCGCAGCGCCATCGCCAGGTCGTCGGCGAGGGTGACGATGCGGTTGACCTTGACCCCCGGGGCCGGCTCGATCTCGAAGGTAGTGATCACCGGTCCGGGGCGCACGGCGACGACTTTGCCCTGGATGCCGAAGTCGGCCAGCTTGGTTTCGAGAATCTGCGAACTTCTGCGCAGCGCCTCTTCGTCGACGCGGATGCCGCTACGCTGCGGCGGATCGAGAAAGGTCATCGACGGCACCTGGTAATGCCCGTCTGCCGCGAAGTGAAACTGCTCTTGCACCACCGGCCGGGGCGGCTTCTCGGCTGCCTTCGGCGGCGGCGGTGGCGGGAGCGACACTACCAGCCGTGGCGCGGCCGGCGCCGGTTCTTTGATTTCGTCGCGCAGGACGATGATCGGATCGGCGCGTGGCGCCACCGGTTCACGCGTCGCGCTCGGCAGCAAGCGCGCGCGGCTGCGCTCGGCCCGGCGCAGCCACTGTTGGCGCGCGCGCGCCCAGCTGCTGGCGGCCGCCTGCCGGCTGCCGCCCAGCGCTCGGCGCAGTGAGATGCCGGTGGCAAAGACAAACGACATGAGCAGCACCGACAATACCAGCACCAACGCCCCGCCGCTGCCGAACGCTTCGCGCAGCACCGTGGCGAAGAACCCGCCCAGCCAGCCGCCGGCCCCGGCCACTTCGCGCTCCGGGCGCAGCCACCCGATGGCAACCGCCAGGCTGACCACCAACGCCAGACCGCCGACGCCGCGGGTTACCGGCACGCTCTCGAGCGCCTGACGAAACAGCGCCGCCGCCAGCCACAACAGCAGCAGCGGCACCAAGTAGGCTGCTAGGCCGAGTGCTTGCAGGGTGGTACTCGCCAGCCCGTATCCGACCGGACCGCCGAGGTTGCCGCTGGTGGCGCCGCGTTGATAGGAAAGGAGGCTCACGAGCGCGAAGAGTGCTGCCGCCAGCACCACCACCGCGACCACTTCGTCGAGCACCCGGGCGCCCGCCGGCTCGCTCGCCGCCGGCGGTTTCTTGCGCCGCCCGCTGCGGTTGCTCGGCGTCTGCTGACCCACGGCCGCCGGATCGGCCGTCACCATGACCCCGGCTCGTTCCTGTGCCACCTCACATCTCCATGATGAACGGTAGAATGACCGGCCGGCGGTCCAACGTGCGCGCGAAATACCGCTTGAGGGCCTTGCGGACCTCCTCCTTCACTTCTAGTGAGTCGGTACGGGACTCGGGTGTGATCTGGGCCAAGGCGTCGCGCACGACCGCCTTGGCCTGTTCGAGATACGCGCTGCCGTCTTCTTCGTAGAGGCCCCGCGTGATCAAGTCCGGCCCCGCGATCAGTTCGCCCGAATGCTGGTCGAGGGAGAGGACGGCCAACACCATGCCGTCCTGCGACAAGTGGCGGCGGTCGCGCAAGACGATGTCGCTGACATCGCCGATGCCCTTGCCGTCGACAAACACTCGCCCGCTGCCGATCGACTCGCGCACGCGCGCGCCCTCGGCCTCGAGTTCGAGCATGTTGCCGTCCTCGAGCAGGAAAGTCCGGTCTTCCGCCACGCCCATCGCCTGGGCCAGCGCCCGGTGGCGCGCCAGGTGGCGGTACTCGCCGTGCACCGGCACGAAGTAGCGCGGGCGCGTCAGCGCCACCATCAACTTGAGCTCTTCCTGGCTGGCGTGACCCGAGACGTGCACCTGCGCGCTACGGGAATGGTGCACCTGGGCGCCGCGGCGGTACATGTGGTTGGTGAGGTTGCTGATGGTCTTCTCGTTGCCCGGGATTATGCGCGAGGACAAGATGACCGCGTCGCCCGGGCGCATCTTCGCCTGCGGATGGTCATCCATGGCGATGCGAACCAACGCCGACAGGGCTTCGCCCTGGCTGCCGGTGGTGAGCACCACGAGGCGGCGCGGGTCGTGCGCGGCGATGGTGTTGCTGTCGATGAACAGCGCCGGCGGGTAGTGCAAATGGCCCAGGTCGGTGGCGATTTGGATGCTATTGGTCAGGCTGCGCCCGATCACCGCCACGCGCCGGCCGGTGCCCTGCGCCAACTCCAAGACCTGCTGCAGCCGGTGCACATGGGAGGAGAAAGTGGAGAAGAAGACCTTGCCGGCGGTATCGCGAAAGATCCGATCGATGTCGTCGCGCACCGTTCGTTCCGAGGGCGTCACGCCCTCGCGCTCGACGTTGGTGGAGTCGGAGAGCAGCAGCCACACCCCTGCCGCGCCGTATTCGCCCAAGCGTTGCAGGTCCGTGCGCCGGCCGTCGAGCGGCGTCTGGTCGAACTTGAAGTCGCCGCTGTGGATGACCGTGCCGAGCGGAGTACGGATAGCCAGCGCCACCGCGTCGACGATCGAGTGGGTGACGTGCAGCGCCTCGATGACAAACGGCCCCATCTGCCACGGCTGGCGCGGCTCGACGACGTGCAAGCGGGCAGCATCGGCAAGCCCGTGCTCGCGCAGTTTCTCGCGGATCAGCCCGGCGGACATGGCGGTGGCGTAGACCGGCACCTGCAATTCCCGCAGGGCATAGGGCAGCGCGCCGATGTGGTCCTCGTGCCCGTGGGTGATGACGAAACCGAGAAAGCGCTCGCCCAGCTGCTGCACGTAGGTGAGATCGGGGATGACCAGATCGACCCCGAGCATGTGGGTTTCGGGAAACATCAGGCCGCAGTCGATAGCGATCGCCGCCTGGCCGTATTCCAGCACCAGGCAGTTGAGCCCGATTTCCCCCAAGCCGCCCAAGGGGACCACGCGCAGCGGTCCCGCACCGCCGGTGCTCATGGCCGGCTCTCGCATGCAGGGTTCAGGGCCTGCAGATTGGGAATGGATTCGACTAGTTGAAACAAGTGATACACCCTCACCACCTCAACGCCGCCAGCAAGCAAAATCATAGTCGGGCCGGGCTGTGGAAGTCAACGAAAGCCGCAGTCGCGTTTGAGTGATCGGCGCTCGCCGAGTTCGGCCTGTAACCGGAGCTGAGTTCCTTCGCAGGCTCCAGAAGCTCGGAACCGGACACGGAGTCCGGGGCGTCTTTCGCACAGAGCGAGGCAAGCGTAGCCACGGAACTGTGTACTACGGAGAACGGTTCACCGTACTGAAAGATCGGCGCAAGGAACTGTCGCCGGGCCTGCTCGGGGCAATGCTCGTGCAATTGGGCTTGGCCCGCGAGGATCTGCGGTAGCGACAGAAGGAATTATGGAAAGGCACGAGGCTGATGAAGACCTTCGGATTTGCGTATCCAGCCAAGTACGAACGGCAGCGGAGAAGTGTACTCGTCCGGTTTCCGGATCTCCCCGCCCGGGGGCCGACGCTCATCGATTCCTCGGCAGTGCGGCCATCCTTGCTCACGCGACGATAGTTGTCTGTGCGACGAAACGATGGCCGACATTGTCGACCATGACACCAAACCCCTCGATGGTTCGCACGCCCAGCAGGATCATGTCGCCTGGTTCAGCGAAGACCACTTCGTCGGTCGTTTCGTAGCCTTCCGTCGAGAGGATTGCATAGCCAATATCGCGGGTCACTGTCTGTTGTGTGGCGGTTAGAAACGTGCGGCGGCGGCGCGGAGCGATGCCCGCTTGCGCGAGCAGGTCGGCAGGAAGCCACGTTAGCTCCGAGCCGGTGTCGACGAGCGCTTCAAGCGCCGGCGTGGCGCGCGTCTCATCCCGGGGGTTGCGGGCGATGACGTTGACTCGAAACAGGCTCATGAAGTCACCATAAGCCGCTCATTGAATCCGCGCAAGGCGACGCAGCACACCTCGAAACACCGGGGCGCTTCGGCCGAACACGCGAGAATTCCCAGCGTCACTCTGTAGCTTCCATCGCGCCTCCAGCCTAGCGCCCCCCCCCGTCCCCCCGCACCCGTTCAGCGCGTTGTTCACGGCGCGCTCACGAGTTCATCGACGCTAACGGCGCCGCCCGTGCAGCGCGCCACCGTAATGCGTGGCCGTATTCCCCGTAAAGATGTTCCCGTTCACTGTAGGCAACGACCAGTTGAACTCGATGGCTCCACCATCGGTCGCAGCGTTTGATGAGAACACGTTGTTCCTTACGAAGGGGACGATGCCGGCGGACTTTTCGCGGCGGCCGAAGAGCTTCATGCTGCGTTTTCACGATCGCGTCGCGACCATTGCGCTGTGGTGCGCCCGCGTGCCCCCTTGCGCCCCTGCGCCGCTCCGCGCGTCTCACGTCAGCGCCATCGCCTCCGTTCGCGTCTTTCGTCACCCCCGGGTGTGGCTCCGGCGTCGCATCTCTGCGCCCGATCGCCCCCGCCTTCGACCACCCCGCGCGCTTGCCATCGAACCCCTAACCGCCCTACAATCCCCATAACACGTGGGGAGCACCGTCGGTGATCAGCGGTTTAGTTCTACGGGGCCTGCCTGCCGAAGCCGCGGCGCAGGTAGGCCTTTCCGCCATCCGGCGGCAACCAGCACACCATCTCGCGCAACGCCCCATCGCGCCGGATGACGGAAAGACCCTTTTACGTTAGGCGCCCCAACCAGAACGGTGCGAGGAGAGACTGACATCCCTTGAACGAGCGCGATGCCTGACCACAACTACTTTGCGAACCTGATCTGGCAGATCGCGGACCTGCTGCGCGGCCCCTACCGCCCGCCGCAGTACGAGCGAGTCATGCTGCCCATGACGGTGCTGCGCCGTTTCGACTGCGTGCTCGCGGCGACCA of Deltaproteobacteria bacterium contains these proteins:
- the icd gene encoding NADP-dependent isocitrate dehydrogenase, translating into MAELKLPAGGARITMRDGKLQVPDNPILPFIEGDGTGPDIWRASQAVFDAAVQKAYGGKRRIAWLEVLAGEKAFNRTGNWLPDETVAAFKELIVGIKGPLTTPIGGGIRSLNVALRQLLDLYVCLRPVRYFSGVPSPVKHPELIDMVIFRENTEDIYAGIEWQSESEEARKIIAFLQQSMGVKKIRFPETSAIGIKPVSRQGTERLIRAAIEYALRQRRRSVTMVHKGNIMKFTEGAFRDWGYAMATRDFRAQVVTERESWILGNKEAKPELSVEGNAREIDPGYDLMTPAQQEKVRADVEAALKLWDTHGNGQWKKKLLIRDAIADITLQQVLTRPRDFDVIATMNLNGDYLSDALAAQVGGIGIAPGGNINYLSGHAIFEATHGTAPKYANLDQVNPGSVILSGEMMFRHLGWNEVADLIIKGVEAAINAKTVTYDFHRLMDGATKVKCSEFGQAIIRHM
- a CDS encoding YajQ family cyclic di-GMP-binding protein; the encoded protein is MPSFDIVSQVNRQEIDNALNQARKEIGQRYDFKDSQTTIELEEDEIRINSTDDFKVKAAAEVLREKLARRQVPLKALVDGAIEPAGGGRAKQVIKVQEGVSTEKARDIVKRVKDAKLKVQAQIQADQVRVTGKKRDDLQAVMALLKQHDFGLPLQFVNFRE
- a CDS encoding outer membrane lipoprotein carrier protein LolA, coding for MIRPRCRHGLAVALVLAPALVAAAGVEDTVRAVQQRYDETADFTADVTQEMTIASLGRTLTARGTVAYKRPGKLRWQLGDGSGQVIVADGANLWLYQPEERQVLKAPFQSAFRAATPISFLLGVGRIAEDFEATLDQPQADAGAAELTWLKLIPRQGDGTLGWLRLGVTPRHFDIAAAEIHDQLGNVTRLRFANLKRGAGVDEAQFRFQVPDGVDVVSAPIGF
- a CDS encoding DNA translocase FtsK 4TM domain-containing protein — translated: MAQERAGVMVTADPAAVGQQTPSNRSGRRKKPPAASEPAGARVLDEVVAVVVLAAALFALVSLLSYQRGATSGNLGGPVGYGLASTTLQALGLAAYLVPLLLLWLAAALFRQALESVPVTRGVGGLALVVSLAVAIGWLRPEREVAGAGGWLGGFFATVLREAFGSGGALVLVLSVLLMSFVFATGISLRRALGGSRQAAASSWARARQQWLRRAERSRARLLPSATREPVAPRADPIIVLRDEIKEPAPAAPRLVVSLPPPPPPKAAEKPPRPVVQEQFHFAADGHYQVPSMTFLDPPQRSGIRVDEEALRRSSQILETKLADFGIQGKVVAVRPGPVITTFEIEPAPGVKVNRIVTLADDLAMALRAVGVRILAPVPGTAVVGIEVANARRDNIALKEMIESEAYSAAPSPLTLALGKDTAGNPVIADLARMPHLLVAGATGTGKSVSLNAMIMSILFKASPRDVRFVMIDLKMLELSVYEDIPHLLVPVVTDAKKAVVVLKNLVEQMDERYRAMKGLGVRNIDGYNRLVDREEQERNAGVIELSEVVADDDEEEAGETQQPPRREHLPKVVIIIDELADLMMTVGRNVEEPITRLAQKARAAGMHLIVATQRPSVDVITGLIKANFPARVSFQTTARVDSRTILDHIGAERLLGGGDMLYLPPGTARVQRLHGAFVSETEIHKVVEFIKRQASPLYAFGLLESDDEEDGDGGEPDEFEDAMYDQAVRLVTESRQASISWVQRRLRIGYNRAARMIERMEREGVITASEGGKPREVVARRIDGDS
- a CDS encoding ribonuclease J, whose product is MSTGGAGPLRVVPLGGLGEIGLNCLVLEYGQAAIAIDCGLMFPETHMLGVDLVIPDLTYVQQLGERFLGFVITHGHEDHIGALPYALRELQVPVYATAMSAGLIREKLREHGLADAARLHVVEPRQPWQMGPFVIEALHVTHSIVDAVALAIRTPLGTVIHSGDFKFDQTPLDGRRTDLQRLGEYGAAGVWLLLSDSTNVEREGVTPSERTVRDDIDRIFRDTAGKVFFSTFSSHVHRLQQVLELAQGTGRRVAVIGRSLTNSIQIATDLGHLHYPPALFIDSNTIAAHDPRRLVVLTTGSQGEALSALVRIAMDDHPQAKMRPGDAVILSSRIIPGNEKTISNLTNHMYRRGAQVHHSRSAQVHVSGHASQEELKLMVALTRPRYFVPVHGEYRHLARHRALAQAMGVAEDRTFLLEDGNMLELEAEGARVRESIGSGRVFVDGKGIGDVSDIVLRDRRHLSQDGMVLAVLSLDQHSGELIAGPDLITRGLYEEDGSAYLEQAKAVVRDALAQITPESRTDSLEVKEEVRKALKRYFARTLDRRPVILPFIMEM